From the Longimicrobium sp. genome, one window contains:
- a CDS encoding beta-propeller fold lactonase family protein, producing the protein MWKWIGAAALLAVAACNSNPFDGLEIDVPGAAVFAMTNQPGNAVVMYLRDINGGLTTGVAYPTGGAGTNASLGSQGAVAVTIDGAWVLAANAASNDVSVFRVHLDSLELVGRTPSGGTRPVSIAVRGVLVYVLNAGGAGNITGFRLTSTGLTAIEGSTRALSGAADPQPAQVGFSPDGTRLVVTEKATNKIDIYTVNADGTVSGPTVNNSTGVTPFGFGFSPVTGVLLVSNANAPGGTPVPDGSSVTEYTLDTTNHISVLSGPVGTTETAACWTVVTPDGRVTFVSNTGSSSISAFRLFEGLTLVTPDGKTATTGPAGAMPAELAITSDGATLYVLNTGIGTIRGYRVSSTGSLTQVTEVTGLPINSYGMAAN; encoded by the coding sequence ATGTGGAAGTGGATCGGCGCCGCGGCGCTGCTGGCGGTGGCCGCGTGCAACTCCAACCCGTTCGACGGGCTGGAGATCGACGTTCCCGGCGCGGCGGTGTTCGCCATGACCAACCAGCCGGGCAACGCCGTGGTCATGTACCTGCGCGACATCAACGGGGGCCTGACCACCGGCGTGGCCTACCCCACCGGCGGCGCGGGGACGAACGCCAGCCTGGGCTCGCAGGGCGCCGTGGCAGTCACCATCGACGGCGCGTGGGTGCTGGCGGCCAACGCGGCCAGCAACGACGTCAGCGTGTTCCGCGTGCACCTGGACTCGCTGGAGCTCGTCGGCCGCACGCCGTCGGGCGGCACCAGGCCGGTGAGCATCGCCGTCCGCGGGGTGCTGGTGTACGTGCTGAACGCCGGCGGGGCGGGAAACATCACCGGCTTCCGGCTCACCAGCACGGGGCTGACCGCGATCGAGGGCTCCACGCGGGCGCTGAGCGGCGCGGCCGACCCGCAGCCCGCGCAGGTGGGCTTCTCGCCCGACGGCACGCGGCTGGTGGTGACCGAGAAGGCCACCAACAAGATCGACATCTACACCGTGAACGCCGACGGCACCGTCTCCGGGCCCACGGTGAACAACTCCACCGGGGTGACCCCCTTCGGGTTCGGCTTCTCGCCGGTGACGGGCGTGCTGCTCGTGTCCAACGCCAACGCGCCGGGCGGCACGCCGGTGCCGGACGGCAGCTCGGTCACGGAGTACACGCTGGACACCACCAACCACATCAGCGTGCTCAGCGGCCCCGTCGGCACCACCGAGACGGCGGCATGCTGGACGGTGGTCACGCCCGACGGGCGGGTGACCTTCGTCTCCAACACCGGCAGCAGCAGCATCAGCGCCTTCCGGCTGTTCGAGGGGCTCACCCTGGTCACGCCGGACGGGAAGACGGCCACCACGGGGCCCGCGGGCGCCATGCCGGCGGAGCTGGCGATCACCAGCGACGGCGCCACGCTCTACGTGCTGAACACGGGGATCGGCACGATCCGCGGCTACCGCGTGAGCAGCACCGGCTCGCTGACGCAGGTCACCGAGGTCACCGGCCTTCCCATCAACTCGTACGGCATGGCCGCGAACTGA
- a CDS encoding DUF2335 domain-containing protein, with the protein MGRAARSHTALQRAAAQPTLPAAGTATVQLTQVQTHTLTYHSPMPPARELRLLERLHSGVTERFLRLTEQEAAHRRALQSRALWFNGLNATLGVLFGGAIGLLGVGGGIVGMVTGRITDLAGAGVVISALASLVGVYMAGRVVREGRLLFIPRTISSRPCRTS; encoded by the coding sequence ATGGGAAGAGCAGCCCGTAGCCACACCGCGCTCCAGCGCGCCGCCGCGCAGCCCACGCTCCCCGCCGCCGGGACCGCCACGGTCCAGCTCACGCAGGTCCAGACCCACACCCTCACCTATCACAGCCCCATGCCGCCGGCGCGCGAGCTTCGCCTGCTCGAGCGCCTGCACTCCGGGGTCACGGAGCGCTTTCTCCGGCTCACCGAGCAGGAGGCGGCGCACCGGCGCGCGCTGCAGAGCCGCGCCCTCTGGTTCAACGGCCTGAACGCCACCCTGGGCGTGCTCTTCGGCGGGGCGATCGGGCTGCTGGGCGTGGGCGGCGGGATCGTGGGGATGGTGACCGGGCGCATCACCGACCTGGCGGGCGCGGGCGTGGTGATCAGCGCGCTGGCGTCGCTCGTCGGCGTCTACATGGCCGGGCGGGTGGTGCGGGAGGGGCGGCTTCTCTTCATCCCCCGAACGATCAGTTCGCGGCCATGCCGTACGAGTTGA
- a CDS encoding histidine kinase: protein MFCDDDDDPPEGERNLPQDVAPGDPNAPVTASGAVADAFRAAPRSAKLYFLGAGLYIAGITAWIALSRRDALLQAPVWAALLGGGSGVVLGMAVALSRVAQGDRWRQRFKWGIAPKRLTEMLLALPLLAFLSGSAAAAATIVIAGAAWKEPWLLLAAAATLFVVLASGKLLSDSTRYMFFHAREQAAAAGRARAEAADAQLAALQAQVHPHFLFNALNTIAALVRTDPRAAEATTENLARVLRRTLDRTRRTDCTVEDEIDFLRAWLSVERARFGARLRVDFEVDPAAEPLRIPTMTLQPLVENSLKHGIAGKLEGGRVTVRVGGDDGRLRLEVEDDGAGFPREPREGTGLTNLRRRLETIYGGAAELRVERPPHGARVVVELPASPGRNGSGGEPAPNSG from the coding sequence ATGTTCTGTGATGACGACGACGATCCGCCCGAGGGAGAGCGGAATCTCCCACAGGACGTAGCACCGGGAGATCCGAACGCGCCGGTGACGGCGTCGGGCGCGGTGGCGGACGCGTTCCGCGCGGCGCCGCGCTCGGCCAAGCTCTACTTCCTGGGCGCGGGGCTGTACATCGCGGGGATCACGGCGTGGATCGCGCTGTCGCGGCGCGACGCGCTGCTGCAGGCGCCGGTGTGGGCGGCGCTGCTGGGCGGCGGCTCGGGGGTGGTGCTGGGGATGGCGGTCGCCCTCTCGCGCGTTGCGCAGGGCGACCGCTGGCGCCAGCGCTTCAAGTGGGGGATCGCGCCCAAGCGGCTGACCGAGATGCTGCTGGCGCTGCCGCTGCTGGCCTTCCTCTCCGGCTCTGCCGCCGCCGCGGCGACGATCGTGATCGCCGGGGCGGCGTGGAAGGAGCCGTGGCTGCTGCTGGCCGCCGCGGCCACGCTGTTCGTGGTGCTGGCGTCGGGGAAGCTGCTGTCCGACAGCACGCGCTACATGTTCTTCCACGCGCGCGAGCAGGCGGCCGCGGCCGGCCGCGCGCGCGCCGAGGCGGCGGACGCACAGCTGGCCGCGCTGCAGGCGCAGGTGCATCCGCACTTCCTGTTCAACGCGCTGAACACCATCGCCGCGCTGGTGCGGACGGACCCGCGCGCGGCCGAGGCGACCACGGAGAACCTGGCGCGCGTCCTCCGCCGCACCTTGGACCGCACACGCCGCACCGACTGCACCGTGGAGGACGAGATCGACTTCCTGCGTGCCTGGCTGTCGGTGGAGCGCGCGCGCTTCGGCGCGCGGCTGCGGGTGGACTTCGAGGTCGACCCCGCCGCGGAGCCGCTGCGCATCCCCACCATGACGCTGCAGCCGCTGGTGGAGAACTCGCTGAAGCACGGCATCGCGGGGAAGCTCGAGGGCGGCCGCGTGACCGTCCGCGTGGGCGGCGACGACGGGCGGCTGCGGCTGGAGGTGGAGGACGACGGCGCCGGCTTTCCGCGCGAGCCGCGCGAGGGCACGGGATTGACGAACCTGCGCCGCCGCCTGGAGACGATCTACGGCGGCGCCGCCGAGCTGCGCGTGGAGCGCCCGCCCCACGGCGCGCGCGTGGTGGTGGAGCTGCCGGCGTCGCCCGGCCGGAACGGGAGTGGAGGCGAGCCGGCGCCGAACTCGGGGTGA
- a CDS encoding LytTR family DNA-binding domain-containing protein, translating to MRVLVVDDEPAARRRLALMLEELDEEVVGEAANGVEALEMARERRADLLLLDIEMPEVDGFDVARHLAPPRPLLVFQTAYDEYALRAFEHAALDYLVKPVTLDGLRRALGRARERLEAPARPAVDAEVLRGLRASVPGQAPRRPRLLVREGRGHRLVAFDAITRFAADEGLVYAHLVGGEKRLTDYTLAELEERAGEAFVRASRGELVNAEAVERIVRNGDGSATLGLRGGASVHVSRRRAPDVWARLEA from the coding sequence ATGCGCGTGCTGGTGGTGGACGACGAGCCGGCGGCCCGGCGCCGCCTGGCGCTGATGCTGGAGGAGCTCGACGAGGAGGTCGTGGGCGAGGCCGCCAACGGCGTGGAGGCGCTGGAGATGGCGCGCGAGCGGCGCGCCGACCTCCTGCTGCTGGACATCGAGATGCCCGAGGTGGACGGCTTCGACGTGGCGCGCCACCTGGCCCCGCCGCGCCCGCTCCTCGTCTTCCAGACGGCGTACGACGAGTACGCGCTGCGCGCCTTCGAGCACGCGGCGCTGGACTACCTGGTGAAGCCCGTCACGCTCGACGGGCTGCGGCGGGCGCTGGGCCGCGCGCGCGAGCGGCTGGAGGCGCCCGCCCGACCGGCCGTCGACGCCGAGGTGCTGCGCGGCCTCCGCGCCTCCGTTCCCGGGCAGGCGCCCCGCCGCCCCCGCCTGCTGGTGCGCGAGGGACGCGGACACCGCCTCGTTGCCTTCGACGCCATCACCCGCTTCGCGGCCGACGAGGGGCTCGTGTACGCGCACCTGGTCGGCGGCGAGAAGCGGCTGACCGACTACACCCTGGCCGAGCTGGAGGAGCGCGCCGGCGAGGCCTTCGTGCGCGCCAGCCGCGGCGAGCTGGTGAACGCCGAGGCGGTGGAGCGCATCGTCCGCAACGGCGACGGGAGCGCCACGCTGGGGCTGCGCGGCGGCGCCAGCGTGCACGTGAGCCGCCGCCGCGCGCCCGACGTGTGGGCGCGGCTGGAGGCGTAG